The Collibacillus ludicampi region TCCCGTTCCAATGCCCATTTCGCCTCTTCCAGCGTTCAGCCATCGTCGATGATCAGAGGGCGATTGCAGGTTCGCATCGCTGTTTCCGCATGATACAAAATGGGATTCGGGTGGAATTTTCGTAAGAACTTTCCCGCCTGTTGCAGATATGTCCGACGGACGGATTTCGGTTCCCCATTTAGCCAGGGAAAAGCGGCTTCCACCACCCGCCGCACGGGTTCGGCCAACGAGTAACAACGATAGCCATAACGCTGTTCTATTACGCGGGCCGTGGTGGTCTTTCCAACGCCCATGGGTCCCAAAAGCATCACCGATCTTAGTGCTGCCAAACTTTCTCGACCTCCAAATGTCCTTTGTCGTCTTTCAAAAAATCCACCAGAAACTGCTCTGGCAACATCGTCTGCGTGGCTGGATCCTGGACGTTGACTATCACCACCGCCTCATAGTGTCCCTTGCCTAGGTCATGGATGTTCAGGCTGGCTACCTGCCGGAACTGGACGAAACCGCCCATCGGTTGGATCGTTGTATTCGGAACGACCATATTCGCTAGATCCGCTGCATTCGACGAAGTCAAATAGATCCGCATGAAGTCACTGATGAACGGCTTGGCCACGTCATAGACATCCTGCGGCGCATTCTTCGCCGTCGAAGGCGGTTTTTGCCCCAGGGCCGGAGGCGGAACAATTGTTGGCGGTGCCGTGATCATCAAGGCTCCCGAGTCCGTTCGGAGCACCGGAATATTGAGCACTAGATGACGAGTCTGCAGCGCCTGACCCTCTGATACCTCACACCATTCTTCCACTGATACGACCGAGAAATTGGATGCGGGGTGAGACACTTGCTGAGCATACATCTCCCGAGGTGTCTGATTCTGCGATGGAGGCACCCAGCCTTGGAGATCAAGATCAGGCCAATACTCCTCTACGGCCTTTTTCCGTTGTTCCGCCGTCTCCCCCTTAGTCAAGGTGAGCCAGACTTTCGCAGCGTGGATCGCGATAGCTGTTTCCGCATGATCATCATGAACAACGGCTGTTTCGGATGGATTCGGTGTGGAGATCCGAGCAATCGTCCCGACTCCCCCCAAGGCCCCTAATGCCAGCAGAATCCAAAGAATTGTACTGGTCAGTTTTCGGATCAAAAGAAAAACCCCCTTTCACTAACAAAAGGGGGCGAGAGAAAAATTTTAGTATTCTTGACCCACACATCGCTTGTCTTTCACGTATTCCTTATAAATTCGTTCAAGACCAAGACGATACAAATGGTGAAACGTATCACCTGCTACATCTACACTGATTCTAAAGCTGGTGAGTAGATTGGCGAACATACACCTTTCTACTTCACTCAGTTCAATTGTCATACACTGTGGGATCTCGTGAGCATATACACGAATATCGCTCATTGCTTTTCACCGATGAAGTTAAGCCGTCTTGCAAACCTCTTTGAGTACCTTCCCAGGTTTAAAGGCAGGTACCTTGCTAGCCGGTATCTCAATCGTCTCTCCTGTCTGCGGGTTCCGGCCCGTACGCGCCGCCCGTTCCCGAATCTCGAAGGCACCAAATCCTACGAGCGTCACCTTGTCGCCCGCAGCCAGCGCTTCCGAAATGGAATCTAATGCCGCATCGACGGCTGCCGCTGCATCTTTTTTACTCAAGCCAGACTTTAGTGCCACTTTTGCAATCAAGTCTTGTTTGGTCATAAAAATTCACCCATCCTTCCTAAAAGATTTTCTTTCAGTTTTCTTCGATACTCCAAACTGAGCGCCCTTGCACCTTCCCATATGAGTAACGCATATTCCCGAGATGGCGCGATCTCCACCGGGGATTTTTCGACGACCTCATAGGTCCACGCCCACCGCCATCGGCCGCCAAGACTTTCAGGGTACACCCGGACTTTTCTTCGCCGGTAGACAAATGGTGCCCCTTCTCGTCGGTCGAGTGCGTGAAAATCACCTACCTCGTACAGTACACCTTCGACAAACTCACCCGGTTCGCGAACGATGTCGGCTACACCACCTCCCCTATATGTAGAGTACCGGGAGAACGCCAGGCGGTAGTTGCGGAGTACGGCTGTTCCAACGTATGTTGCTTGAACCCTGCTTCGGGCAAGATCCTCCTGGTTCATACAAGACCCGTAAGCAAAATACAACGACATGGTGGACTTCCTTTTCTCATTTTTGCCTCCGAAACCCAATGTACTCCTTCTTCCTATTAGAAATTGGAACCCAATCTGGTTTCCAGGTGGCAGGGTCCGGCAATTCTTCAGGCTTTACCTCGTGGTAATCTTTATACGGTGTACCATGCGTGATATACGGACAATTGTGTCCTGCGTGCTCAAAACCCAGTTCCATTTCCCAGGCAGAACAGTAGATCCATTTTCCTTCCTCGTCCTTAAAGACCTCTTCGCGAAACACGCAACCGTCACATTTCTTCTTACGTACCGGTCCTTCTCCGCTCCAGGTCGGATACTTCTCGTATACCTTAATATAACCGGCCTTGATCAGACTCGCGACGACCGTCCACGGATCCCACCCGTCCAGAATCACAGGTTCGTCGGGGTTCTGAAACTCCAACTCCCCTTCCTCATCGACCTCATCCTTGTACCGGCTTATGGCCGTGTCGTAAAACGGACCGACCCCATCGTACACCGTAGCCCGTACTCCCATCATGGCCAGGGGCCCCGCCGCGATGTCCCGCAGGCATTTCACGCCCAGGAGATAAAACGTGTGCGGATCATCCACGTCGCTGAAATACTCGTGGATGATCAGGTCCATCAGACGGGAAGGGTTGACCGCTTCCCCTCGCCTCCCGTCAGCAAATTCAATATAGTACGGCAGGGTCGGCTCCTGCCCATCCTCCAACCAGTGTCTCCGTTCCTCGATGTTGACCATAAGACAACCCTCCTTTTTTACTTTCGAATACCGATTTATTTTTCTATAGTATAAAAATATGATTTTCTATTGTCAAGAGCGACCGCGTAGCCATAGCCACGTAGCGGCAAGCCGATCCTGCGGGTTGGCCAAGACATCTAGAAACTCACGGAAATTCTTTTCCTCCGCTTCTGGTGTAAGATGATCTGTCAATCTGGCATGTTTGTTTTCTTCACTAAATCGAGGCGTGAATTCCGACTGCGGAGAACCGTTTCGGATCACCGCCGCCTGGTGCAAGATGGCATTGGCCACCTGGATCTGCGCCTGAATTTGCCGATGGTCCAGAATACCGTTCGGATACCTGAACTCAATCGCGGGTCGGCCGCTCGTGCGGTCAATGTTCGTAGTATTGAAGATCGTGTAGCGGCTTCCGTTGCTGATACGACGCCGCGCTTCCGCGGCCGTTATATTTCCGTTGAAGCTCAAACCTCTTGGCAGAGGCTTTGCATAGTGGGAGCCGCGGTGCTGACCGGGTCTACCCGTGCTGCGATACTGATCCGAGTTGGCACCTCCCACGCGGTAAAGCTGTTTTTCATATCCAACCCCGATCTGGGCCAAGCGTTGCCAGGAATACGTCCGGTGATCCAAAGGAGCAATTCCAAGATGAATGTGACCGCCACAATGATCATCGACATAAGCCCCGTGATGGCGCAGGATTTCCGTCACGCGCTCGATCTGTTTCCAGGATTCAGGATCGTCATTCAGTACGGGAGACACGAACTCGACCCCATAAGTACCCAACGATCCGTCACGTTCCGGTTTCCAGAACCCTTGACCATCACCGGAGTGGTATCCACGTATTTGGGTACCTGTCGTTAAACCCTCATTGTAT contains the following coding sequences:
- a CDS encoding AAA family ATPase; protein product: MAALRSVMLLGPMGVGKTTTARVIEQRYGYRCYSLAEPVRRVVEAAFPWLNGEPKSVRRTYLQQAGKFLRKFHPNPILYHAETAMRTCNRPLIIDDG
- a CDS encoding conjugal transfer protein, translating into MIRKLTSTILWILLALGALGGVGTIARISTPNPSETAVVHDDHAETAIAIHAAKVWLTLTKGETAEQRKKAVEEYWPDLDLQGWVPPSQNQTPREMYAQQVSHPASNFSVVSVEEWCEVSEGQALQTRHLVLNIPVLRTDSGALMITAPPTIVPPPALGQKPPSTAKNAPQDVYDVAKPFISDFMRIYLTSSNAADLANMVVPNTTIQPMGGFVQFRQVASLNIHDLGKGHYEAVVIVNVQDPATQTMLPEQFLVDFLKDDKGHLEVEKVWQH
- a CDS encoding HU family DNA-binding protein, translated to MTKQDLIAKVALKSGLSKKDAAAAVDAALDSISEALAAGDKVTLVGFGAFEIRERAARTGRNPQTGETIEIPASKVPAFKPGKVLKEVCKTA
- a CDS encoding gamma-glutamylcyclotransferase family protein; translated protein: MSLYFAYGSCMNQEDLARSRVQATYVGTAVLRNYRLAFSRYSTYRGGGVADIVREPGEFVEGVLYEVGDFHALDRREGAPFVYRRRKVRVYPESLGGRWRWAWTYEVVEKSPVEIAPSREYALLIWEGARALSLEYRRKLKENLLGRMGEFL